From one Lolium rigidum isolate FL_2022 chromosome 4, APGP_CSIRO_Lrig_0.1, whole genome shotgun sequence genomic stretch:
- the LOC124705982 gene encoding 2-hydroxyisoflavanone dehydratase-like, producing the protein MDPATKLSFDSPLLRVYEDGRVERLFGTETTPAGFDAATGVTSKDVVLDGTTGVFARLYIPANLLPDSDTEHKKLPILVYFHGGGLVLESASSPTYHRYLNLLVSKASVLAVSVNYRLAPEHPIPAVYEDSWTALSWAASRDDPWLSEHGDAGRIFLAGDSGGANIVHNMAMMAGTQDGLPTGALLEGAIVFHPMFGGKEPVDGEAVFTREIMEKLWPLICPDSTDGLDDPRLNPMARGAPSLQNLACRKLLVCSTDLDYARPRAAAYCEAVKASGWPDTVEWLESVGEEHVFFINKPECDESLKLMDRVVAFLTGN; encoded by the coding sequence ATGGATCCAGCCACCAAACTGAGTTTCGACTCGCCGCTCCTCCGCGTGTACGAGGACGGCCGAGTGGAACGGCTCTTCGGCACGGAGACCACCCCAGCGGGCTTCGACGCGGCCACCGGCGTCACCTCCAAGGACGTCGTCCTCGACGGCACCACCGGCGTCTTCGCCCGCCTCTACATCCCAGCGAACCTGCTCCCTGACTCCGACACCGAGCACAAGAAACTTCCGATCCTCGTCTACTTCCACGGCGGTGGCCTGGTGCTCGAGTCGGCGTCCTCTCCGACGTACCACAGGTACCTCAACCTCCTCGTCTCCAAGGCCAGCGTCCTGGCCGTGTCGGTCAACTACCGCCTCGCGCCGGAGCACCCGATCCCCGCAGTCTACGAGGACTCCTGGACGGCGCTCAGCTGGGCCGCGTCGAGGGATGATCCGTGGCTGTCGGAGCACGGCGACGCTGGTAGAATCTTCCTGGCTGGCGACAGCGGCGGCGCGAACATCGTTCACAACATGGCGATGATGGCCGGCACCCAGGACGGTTTGCCCACAGGGGCACTGCTGGAGGGCGCGATCGTGTTTCACCCCATGTTCGGAGGCAAGGAACCAGTCGACGGCGAGGCCGTGTTCACGAGAGAGATCATGGAGAAGCTCTGGCCTCTGATATGCCCGGACAGCACAGACGGGCTGGACGACCCGAGGCTGAACCCGATGGCTCGTGGAGCGCCGAGCCTGCAGAATCTGGCGTGCCGGAAGCTACTCGTCTGCTCGACGGATCTTGACTACGCACGGCCAAGGGCGGCGGCGTACTGTGAGGCCGTGAAGGCGAGCGGGTGGCCCGACACGGTGGAGTGGCTGGAGTCCGTGGGAGAGGAGCATGTGTTCTTCATCAATAAGCCTGAGTGCGATGAGTCTCTGAAGCTGATGGACCGGGTGGTCGCCTTCCTCACCGGCAATTGA
- the LOC124647629 gene encoding probable carboxylesterase 2, which yields MNPGSEIEYEIPYVVRVHKSGRVERLQGTETVPPCPSGDPASGVASKDVVLDPAANICARLYLPAAFAAAEPSKKLPVVLFFHGGAFMINPPASPVYYRSLARRTASLLSTSRGRTTSRPHVDRLAPEHPLPAAYDDAFAALEAVVTACRPDGAEPWLATHGDASRVVLAGDSVGANIAHNTAIRLRKARIEGYGDKVSGIALMHSYFWGTELVGGEVAPRANMERTLDLASGGKFGSSHPYINPAASPEDWRQIGCGRVLVTTAERCIFVERSRAYADGIKECGWDGELEFYETKGEMHTYFLFMPDCDNAAKELAVVADFVRRS from the exons ATGAACCCTGGATCCGAGATCGAGTACGAGATACCCTACGTGGTGCGCGTGCACAAGAGCGGCCGCGTCGAGCGCCTGCAAGGCACCGAGACCGTGCCGCCCTGCCCCTCCGGGGATCCAGCAAGCGGCGTCGCATCCAAGGACGTCGTCCTCGACCCCGCGGCGAACATCTGCGCGCGCCTCTACCTCCCAGCCGCCTTCGCCGCGGCCGAGCCCAGCAAGAAGCTCCCCGTGGTCCTGTTCTTTCATGGCGGCGCGTTCATGATCAACCCGCC CGCATCGCCAGTCTACT ACCGCTCGCTCGCGCGTAGAACCGCCTCACTCCTCTCGACCTCACGTGGACGGACGACCTCTCGACCTCACGTGGACCGCCTCGCCCCGGAGCACCCTCTCCCGGCGGCGTACGACGACGCCTTCGCGGCCCTCGAGGCGGTCGTCACCGCATGCCGCCCGGATGGCGCCGAGCCCTGGCTCGCCACGCACGGCGACGCCTCCCGCGTCGTTCTTGCCGGCGACAGCGTCGGCGCCAACATTGCGCATAATACGGCGATAAGGCTGCGGAAGGCACGCATCGAGGGCTACGGCGACAAGGTCAGTGGCATCGCGCTCATGCATTCCTACTTCTGGGGGACAGAACTGGTGGGCGGCGAGGTTGCGCCGCGCGCCAACATGGAGCGCACGTTGGACCTCGCCTCCGGCGGTAAGTTCGGCTCCAGCCACCCGTACATCAACCCCGCGGCGTCACCGGAGGACTGGAGGCAGATCGGGTGCGGCCGCGTGCTGGTTACCACTGCAGAACGCTGCATATTCGTGGAGAGGTCGCGCGCGTACGCGGATGGTATCAAGGAGTGCGGGTGGGACGGCGAGCTGGAGTTCTACGAAACCAAGGGCGAGATGCATACCTATTTCTTATTCATGCCCGACTGCGACAATGCAGCCAAGGAGCTCGCCGTCGTGGCCGATTTCGTCAGGCGCTCATGA